CGGGAGGCGCAACGACGGGCTGGGGCAAAGGTTTCGTGCCGAGAGGCGCCGATTGCACGGCGAATCCACCCGTTCCGGAGCCGGCAGCATGTCATGCGGCTTGAAATGCGACCGCAACGCCGCATAATCGAACTCCCGTCATCCACCGACACAACAAGAATCGGATACGGGATCCAGGGAGGACGGCCAGTGTCATCGGGCCTGAAAATCGTGATCGCCGACGATCACCCGCTGTTTCGCGGCGCGCTGAAGCAGGCGCTCGCGAGCGTGGCAGAGGATCCGGTCATCCTGGAGGCCGGAACCTTCGCGGAGACGAAGGAGATCGTGGCCGGCAGCGACGACATCGATCTCGTGCTGCTCGACCTGACGATGCCGGGCGCGAGCGGACTGTCGGGCCTGGTGGCGATCCGGGCGATAAACGTCGGCGCGCCCGTCATGATCGTCTCGGCGCATGACGAGATCGAGACCATCCGGCGGGCGCTCGACCTCGGCGCCTCCGGCTACATCTCGAAGTCGGCGAGCATGGAAGAGATCCGCATGGCGGTCCGGACCGTCCTCGACGGCGGCATCCACGCTCCGCCCGACGGGGATCTCGGCACCGAGACCGACCCCGAGATCGCCGACCTGATCCACCGGCTGCACAGCCTGACGCCGCAGCAGGCCCGCGTCCTGTCGATGATCGCCGAGGGACTGCTCAACAAGCAGATCGCCTACGAGCTCGGCGTCTCGGAGGCCACCGTCAAGGCGCATGTGTCGGCGGTGCTGCAGAAGCTCGACGTCGACAGCCGCACCCAGGCGGTGATCCAGCTCTCGCGCATCGCCACGGACACGATCGCCGCACCGGCGACCTGAGGAAAGTCGGACAACCGAATAGGCGTGCTGCTATTCCGTCGCCGGCGACATCTTGCGGCAGCGCCGCAGGACGGTGCGCAGTCCTGCCGGCTTCACCGGCTTGTTGAGGATGACGACGTCGAGCGCTGCCGCCTTCTCGCGCACTTCGCTCGACCGGTCGGCCGTGATCAGCACGCCGGGCACGTCGCGGCCATAGGCCTCCCGCAGGCGCCGGATGACGCGGATTCCGTCGTCGCGATCGAGGTGGTAGTCGGCCAGGATGACGTCCGGTGGATCGCCGAGCGCTCCCTCCGATACGTCGGGCATGGCGCCGTGAGTCGTCACGCGGCAGCCCCATCCTTCCAGGAGCAGCCGCATGCCCTCGAGGATGCGCGGCTCGTTGTCGATGCACAGCACGTCGAGGCCGGCCAGCGACTGTCCGCCGTCTGCCGTGCGCATCGGCGTGACCACGGTTTCCTTCGCCATCGGCTCCGAGACCGGCAGGATCACCGAGAAACGGGTGCCGCGGTGCTGGTGCGACAGGATCCGGATTTCCAGGCGCAGAACCCGCGCGATGCGGTCGACGATGGACAGGCCGAGCCCGAGACCCTGGGCCTCCCGCATGCCCTCGTCGAGGCGCGTGAACTCGCGGAAGACGAGGTTGAGCTTATCCGGCGGGATGCCGATGCCGCTGTCGAGAACCTGGATCTCCACGAGCTCGCCGCGCCGCCGCGCTCCCACCAGCACCGTGCCTTTGCGGGTGTATTTCACCGCATTGGAGACGAGGTTCTGGATGAGGCGGCGCAGCAGATTGCGATCCGTCGTCACGGTCAGCGACGAGGGAACGATGCGCAGCCGCAGCCCCTTCTCGCGCGCCATGGGCTGGAAGTCCGTGCCGATCTGGCGCAGCAGCCCGTCGAGCCGGAACGCCGTCTCCTTCGGACGCATCGCGCCTGCGTCGAGCCGCGAGATGTCGAGCACCGCGCCGAGAATCATCTCGACCGATTCCAGCGCCGATTCGATGTTGGTGGCCGCCGCAGCTGTCGGTCCCTTCCCCGCCTGTTCGAGCAGCGAGGCGCAGTAGAGCCGGGCGGCGTTCAGCGGCTGCAGGATGTCGTGGCCGGCGGCGGCCAGGAAGCGGGTCTTGCCCAGATTGGCCTCCTCGGCCAGCATCTGTGCCTGGGCCAGTTCCTCGTTCACGCGAAGCAGTTCGGCGGTGCGACGCGCGACGCGCTGTTCGAGCGATTCGTTGGCGCTCTTGAGCTCGATGTCGGCGCGCACGCGGGCGGTGATGTCTGCATAGGTCGCGACGATGCCGCCGTCGGGCATCGGATTGGAACGGACCTCGAGGATGCGGCCGCTGGCCTTCAGCTCGATCTGCCAGGGACTGCCGAAGGTGTTGAGGCGTTCGAGGGCGAGGCCTTCGGAGCCGTGCTCTATGTCGCCGCGCCGGGCGAGATGGTCGAGCACCTGCCCGAGCGAGACGCCGACCTGGCCGAGCTCGTCCGGCAGGTCGAGCAGCAGCCGGTACTGCCGGTTCCAGCAGATCAGCCGGAAGTCGCGGTCGAAGACCGTCACCCCCTGCCCCATCTGGTCGAGTGCCGTCTGCAGCAGGTCGCGGTTGTGCTGCAGCGCCTCGGAAGCGTCGTCGAGCAGCTTGTAGGCGTCCTTGACGGTCTTGTCGCGGCGCTGGAGCAGGAGAGACAGGACGAGACGCGCCGAGGACGAGCCGACCGCGCTGGTGAGAAGCTGCTCGGAGAAGCGGATGATGGCCATGTCGGCCGGCTCGCCGCCGTCGATGGCGCGGCCGCGCTGCAGCGCGTAGCTCTCGAAGGAGCGTTCGGTGCGCTCGGCACCGAGATAGCGCGAGATGGTGTCCTTGAGATCGTCGACGGTCGCGGTGGTGCGGAACCGGCGCAGGCTCGGCATCGGGCTCACCTCGCGCGGGACGAAGATCGACGCCTGGATCCGCTCGAGCGGCCGCGCCGCGCGCGACAGCGAACCCAGCACCAGTCCGAGCGTGTTGACGAGCAGGCTCCAGAAGACGCCGTGGTTGAGCGGCTCGGCGACGACCCCGAAAAGCGCCTGGGGGCGCAGCGCCTCCAGACCGAAGGGGCCGTGGACGACGAGCGGCAGATCGGATGGCACGAGCGCCGGCAGGAGCAGCGTGTAGGCCCAGACGAGGATGCCGCCGGACATGCCGATGATCGCGCCGCGACCGTTGGCCCTCCTCCAGACGAGCCCGCCGAAGAAGGCGGGGGCGAACTGGGCGATGGCGGCGAACGACATGAGGCCGATCGACGCCAGCCGCGTATTGTTGGTCGTCTCGCGGTAGTACAGGAAGGCCGCGAAGAGGACGAGGAAGATCGCCGCGCGGCGGACGTTGAGAATGATCTGCGACCAGTCCTCGTAGCCCGTCCGTCCCGAGCGGATGAGACGCCGGAACAGCAGCGGAATGACGAGATCGTTGGAGATCATGATCGACAGCGCGACGCTGGCGACGATCACCATGGCCGTCGCCGCCGACAGCCCCCCGATGAAGGCCGCGAGCGCCAGCAGATCGTTGCCCGTCAGGAGCGGCAGGGACAGGACGTAGAGGTCGGCGTTCGTCTGACTTCCGACGGTGACGATACCTGCGAAGGCGATCGGGATCACGAAGAGATTGATCAGGACGAGATAGATCGGGAACAGCCAGGTGGCCGTCCGCAGTTCGCTCGGCCCGCGGTTCTCCACGATCATCACGTAGAACTGCCGCGGCAGCATGATGATGGCGAAGGTGCTGAGCAGCGTCAGCACGAACCAGGTGGCGAAGGAGGTCGGATAGACCGATGCGGCCGCGACCTCGGGATGGTCGCGCACGGCGGCGATGAGATCGGCCGGGCCGTCGAACAAGAGGAAAACGACGAAGATGCCGACGGCGAGGAACGCGGCGAGCTTGACCACCGATTCGACCGCGACCGCGAGCACCAGCCCGTCCTGGTGCTCCGTCGCATCGGCATGGCGCGTGCCGAAGAGCACGGCGAAGAGCGCGAGCAGGATCGCCACGAGCAGCGAGATGTCGCCGATGAAGAGATCGATCTCCGGCGGGCGCCCAGTGTAATGCTGCACCATCAGGCTGACGGAATCGGAAATCGCCTTCAGCTGCAGCGCGATGTAGGGGATCGCACCGACGGTGGCGATGATGGTCGCGATCGAGGCGACCACGAAGCTCTTGCCGTAGCGGGCGGCCAGAAAGTCCGCGATCGAGGTGATCTTCTCCGCCTTCGACAGGCGCACGATGCGGTGGAGCAGCTGGTAGCCGAACAGGAACACCAGGACCGGGCCGATATAGATCGCCAGGAACTCCAGCCCCCGCTCGGAGGCGAGGCCGACCGATCCGAAGAAGGTCCACGAGGTGCAATAGATCGCAAGGCTGAGCGCGTAGATGTAGGGACGCACGCGGTCGGGATGCCGCGACGCCCTGCGATCGCCAAGGCTCGCGATGGCGAAGAGCAGCGTGACGTAGGCGATGGCGATGATGACGACGACCCAGCCGCGCATTCACCCGTTCCTCCCGGCGCGGATGTTGCGACGACTTCACCCGAAAAAGCAAATTCCCGTGCAGGAACCAAGCCCCGGCTGCATGCCGAGATGCTTGGACCCTTGCCGGTAACGAGGATCGGCTCTTCGACCCTCCGCCCGCCCTCGGCTGCCCCGGAACGCCGACGCTCTGCCATTCGGGTCGACACTGCCTGCCGCAGTCGACGACGACGGGGGCGGCGGGCACCCGGGCAGAGCGTGTCGTCCAAGTACTGTCCAGGTCCGACCGAAGGACGTTTCTTCTTGCGCCGGCCGGCGCTATATCTTCTGCCGCAACAAGCGCCGCGTCCCGGGGCCCGCAGCCGGGAAGAGTGAGGGGACATGCTCAAGGAATTCCAGGAATTCATCTCGAAAGGCAACGTGATCGATCTCGCCGTCGGCGTCATCATCGGCGGGGCCTTCGGACTGATCGTCAAGTCGCTGACCGACGACATCATCATGCCGATCGTCGGCGCCATTTTCGGCGGCGTCGACTTCTCGAACTATTTCCTGCCGCTCGCCTCGGGCGTGACGGCCACGACGCTGGCGGCGGCACGCGAGCAGGGCGCAGTCTTCGCCTATGGCAACTTCGTCACCGTGGTGATCAACTTTCTCATCCTGGCGTGGATCATCTTCATCATGATCAAGGGCGTGAACCGGATGCGCCGCACCATCGAGAGGCCGAAGGCCACGCCGAACCAGCCGGCACCGCCGCCGGCCGACATCCTGCTCCTGACGGAGATTCGCGACCTCCTGGCCAAGCGCGACGAGCCGGGCCGCAGCGTCTGACCCGCGCGGCGCGGCGGATCGGTTTGCGCCGCGCTGGCCTATTGCAGTACCGCCCATGGCGGGCGTATCCGGCGGCTTTCGCACACGGACAGCGTTCGCCATGAGCCTCCTTCAAGACCTCCGGGCCGAAACCCGGCTCGCACCCGACAGCGGCATCTCGGCGATCATCGACTATGGTCGCGGACGTCCGGGCCTGATTCCGATGTGGGCGGGCGAAGGCGACCTGCCGACGCCCGACTTCATCACCCGCGCCGCCATCGCCGGCCTGGAAGCCGGAGAGACCTTCTACACCTGGCAGCGCGGCATGCCCGAACTGCGCCAGTCCCTTGCCGACTATCATCGCCGCCATTTCGGCCGACCGGCCGCCGCCGAGGAATTCCTGGTGACGGGTTCGGGCATGCACGCCATCCAGATGGCCCTGCAGGCGACCGCCGGCGCCGGCGACGAGGCGGTCTATCTCTCGCCGGCCTGGCCGAACTTCGCCGCGGCGGCCGGCGTGATGGGCACGAAGCCGGTCGCGGTGGAACTGATTTTTTCCGACAGGGGCTGGACGCTGGACGTCGAACGGCTCGCCGCCGCGCTCACCCCGAGGACTCGCGTGCTCTTCGTCAACTCGCCGTCGAATCCCACCGGCTGGACCGCCGACCGGGAGACGCTGGCGGACATCCTGGCACTCGCCCGCAGGCACGGTCTCTGGATCATCGCCGACGAGATCTACGCCCTGTTCCATCATGACGGCGGCCGCGCGGCGTCCTTCGTCGACGTGATGGAGCCGGAAGACCGCGTCATCTTCGTCAACAGCTTCTCAAAGAACTGGGCGATGACCGGCTGGCGCGTCGGCTGGATGCGGGTCCATCCGAGCCTGCAGCAGACCTTCGAGAACCTGATCCAGTACTCCAATTCCGGCGTTCCGCAGTTCCTGCAGCGCGGTGCGGTGGCCGCGCTCGACCAGGGCGACGATTTCGTCGCCGGACAGGTCGAGCGCGCGGCGACCGCGCGCGACATGGTCTGCCGCATCCTCGGCGCCACCAACCGGGTGCGCCTGTCGCCCCCGGCGGGCGCGTTCTACCTGTTCTTCGCCGTCGACGGCCTGCCCGACGCACGCGCCGCGGCAGCCGAGATCGTCGACAGGGCCAATGTCGGCCTCGCCCCCGGAACCGCCTTCGGTGCGGGCGGCGACGGCTACCTGCGGCTCTGCTTCCACCGGCGGCTGGACGAGGTTGAGGAGGCCGCCGGACGCATCGCCCGGTGGATCGGCAGCCGCTGAAGAGCAATCGCTAAAATTGCAGGGACCGACTTAACGGCACCTCAGACGATTTCTGCGCATAGTCCGCTCGTTGGCGCACCGGGACGTGTGCCGGGACAACAGGCGGAATTCTCCAATGGCTGTGCTCGTCACGGGTGGCGCCGGCTACATCGGCAGCCACATGGTGTGGGATTTGCTCGACGCCGGCGAGGAGGTCGTCGTCATCGACGACCTGTCGACCGGTTTCGAATGGGCGCTCGCACCTGAAGCCGTGTTCCACAGGGGCGACGTCGCCGACGGCCGGCTCGTCCGTCGGGTCATCGAGGAGCATGCGGTGGACGCGATCATCCATTTCGCCGGCTCCGTCGTGGTACCGGAATCCATCTCGCAGCCGCTCTTCTACTACGAGAACAACACCTGCAAGTCGCGGGCGCTGATCGAGCACGCCGTGACCGGCGGCGTCCGCCACTTCATCTTCTCCTCGACCGCCGCGATCTATGCCCCCGGCGACACGCTGCCGCTCGACGAGGAGGCGCTGGTCGCGCCGCAGACGCCCTACGGCATGTCCAAGCTCATGGTCGAACTGATGCTGCGCGACGTCGCCGTCGCCCATGCGCTCGACTACGCCATCCTGCGCTACTTCAACGTCGCCGGCGCCGATCCGAAAGGCCGCACCGGTCAGTCGACGAAGGGCGCCACGCACCTGATCAAGGTCGTCTGCGAGGCAGCCCATGGCCGCCGAGAGCGCGTCGACGTCTACGGCACGGACTGGGAGACGCGGGACGGCACGGGCGTGCGCGACTACATCCATGTCTCCGACCTGGCGCTCGCGCACCGTCTGGCGCTGCAGCGGCTGCGCAGCGGCGGCGGCAACCTGATTGCCAATTGCGGCTACGGCCGCGGCTATTCCGTGCGCGAGGTGATCGAGAGCGCCAGGCGCGTCTCGGGGCGCGACTTCTCCGTCGCCTTCGCCCCGCGCCGGCCGGGCGACCTCGCCTCCGTCATCGCCAATGCCGCCCGGGCCCGCAAGGAACTGGCCTGGACGCCGCGTTTCGACGCCATCGACGACATCATGGAGACGTCGCTCGCCTGGGAAGAGAGCCTGTCGCGGAAAAATTCCGCGACCTGACTCCCCGCAGCCGCACGTCCGCCGACCGGTTCCTGACGGTCGGGAACGGCTGGGCGTCCGCAGTTTCCGTTCGAACCTGCGGCCGCCGGACCATGCGGCACAGGGTTCGGGCGGCTACTGGATCCAGGGTAGAGCCGGGAACCATGCTCCCGTTTCCAGCTTCACCGGACGTCTGCCACGCCCGTGCCTCTCTTTCACCCGGGCTTGCTGGCGCCGGAGCAGCCGGCCATCATGGCCGCGATGCCCGAACAGTGACCGGGAGTGCCGACCATGCACGACAGCCTCTTCACCACCCTGCTCCACTGGACGACCCGCTCGATCGAGGCCGCAGGGATCGCGGCTATCGTGCTCGGCATCGTGATGGCCACCGGGCGGTTCGCGCTTCGCCATGTCGTCGAAAGCGGTCAGGACATGACGTTCCAGCGCTACCGCGGCGACGTCGGGCGGGCGATCCTGCTCGGGCTGGAATTCCTGGTCGCCGCCGACATCATCAACACGGTCGCCGTCGATCCGACGCTGGAAAGCGTGGCGGTCCTGGCCGGCATCGTGTTCATCCGGACCTTCCTCAGCATCGCTCTGGAGGTGGAGATCGAAGGTCGCTTTCCCTGGCAGCCGCGTCGCGACGATCAGCCGCCGAGATAGGGCTGCCGCTTCGGTAGCGGCGTCAGACGGATGATGCAGGCGCCATCTCCGGCGCTGCGGAACTCGATCAGGTTGATGCCCGCCTCGGCCCAGAGCAGCCTCGGCGACGGCGACCGCCGCTGCGATACGGGAGCCCCGAGACGCCGCGCCAGTTCACCGGATGCGGCAGGGCAGCCGACCGCCGGGTCGACCGGCCGCAGTTCCACCATGCCCAGTTCGCCGCCTCTGCCGAAGCCCAGACGCGCCAGCACGGCGATCCCCATCATCTCGGTCTCGACCGAGAAGAGCATGCGCAGCCGCGACCGGCCGACCGGCTCGTCGAGGCGCACGAGATTGGCCGGCGCAGCCAGGCGTACCGCATGGGTCGTCATGCCCCAGCGCGTCCACTCCCACTCGGCCCGGGCGGGCGTGGTGCAGAGGCTGGCGAGCACGATGATGGAGAGGAGACGCAGCATGGCCGCTGCCATGGACCTTTCTGCCGCCGGGCGCACCTGCCGATGCGGCTGGCGGTGAACGCCCCCTTGCCGGGATCGATCGGATTCGAACGTCCCCGGTGGCGCAGAGCCCGAAAGCCGGTCGCGCCGGCGCGGTCGGCGAACCCGGCCGCCCCGCAGACGGCGGCTTGACACCCCCGCGCCGCAGTGTTGTCAGACGGCGGACGGCGCCATGGCGCCGCACGATCTGGAGCCCGAGGCCCGATGCCGCGTATCGCCGCGATCACGATGGCTTTCAACGAGCCGGAGTTCCTGCCGCTGTGGCTCGAACATTACGGGCGCATGGTCGGCGAGAACAACCTTTTCGTCGTTTCGTTCGCCGACCACCGTCAGCGCGCCGACAGGTCCCGCCCCTATCAGCTGATCGATCTGCCGGACGGCGAGTTCGACGAGGTCAGTCGCGCCGCGATGATGAGTTCGCTCCAGTCGATGCTGCTGCATCGGTACGACTGGGTCGTCATGAGCGATGCGGACGAACTGATCGTGCCCGACCCGGCGCGGCACGCAGGGCTGCCGGATTTCCTCGAGAAGAACGGGGAGCACCCCTATTTCGACGTGGTCGGGTTCAACGTCGTCCACGATCGCGGACGAGAGCCCGCCCTCGACACCCGCAGGCCCCTGCTGCGGCAGCGTGCCTGGGTCCAGTTCGACGCAGGCTATTGCAAGCCTCTCGTCAGCCGTGTGCCGTTGAACTGGAGCCCCGGCTTCCATCGCTGCGACCGGCCGCGCCGGCAGAGCGATGACCTCTACATGTTCCACCTGCGGGCGGCCGACGAGACGATCGCGCGTGCCCGCAACAGGCGTCTCAACGCGATCCGGATGTCGCAGAGCGATCTTGAGGCAGGCCACAGCATGCACTTCGGTCTCGATGCCGAACGATATCTCGCGCACGTGTTTCCCGAACCGGAGGAAACCGGCCGCGCAGCAGAGTTCGATCCCGCGGGAGATCTCGACCATCTGCGACGCTTCCCCGATGATGTCCATCACCAGGGCCGCCTCTGCCGCCTTCCGCCGCGGTTCGCCGACACCATCGCTCCCGCGCCGTCGCGGTTCGAAGCACAGCGCCGCCGCCTCCGCCGGTTGCTTGCCTCCCGCACCTGACCGAACCCGACCTGCTGACGCCCGGTTGCGGAGAACCTGCGGGAAGAGCCGTTGGTGTTATCCGAAGACGACCTTCCTACTCGGCGTCCTGTATCAGTCATGCAGGGTCGTAGTGCCCTTCAGCAAGAATCCGCTCCGGCGAATTGGCAACGGACCCCGCCACATCGGTTCGCCGCGCGATAACGGCACTCAACATCGGCGCCGGATGGCAGGACATCATGATGCCACTTGCTCCACCGAGACGCCGGGGAAGCACCGACGCCCTCCCAAACTCATAGGTTCCGATTATCTCGAAGCCAGTTCCTGCGTTTAGCAACCCCTGCCAGCTGTGGCGGCTGAAGCGGCAGAAATCCCATGGCTCGGCGTGCAGGGGCCAGGTCGTGGGTGCACGGCAGATGAACAGGCCGCCGGGCCGGAGCACACGGCCGGATTCTGCAATGAAGGCGACGGGGCTTACGAGGTGTTCGAGAACTTCCGACGAATAGACAACATCGACCGATCCCTCGTCGAGGTAACGGGAGAGTTGGTGGGCATCTCCCACCATGTCGACGTTTGGAGATGGGACGATATCGAGGCCCAGATAGCGCAACCCTGAGGCGTTGGCCCAATTGCGCATGGCGCAACTCGCGTCGCCCCGTGCACCCACTTCCAGGAAAAGCGGGTTATCCCCCGCAGAAGCGAGCAATGAAGCGACAGAACGGCTAAGGACGGTGTTCCAATCGTCCGGACCACCCTTCGCCAGCTCTGCAGCCACATCGATTTCGTATGAGGAGCCGTCTTGAAACTCGGCCCTCAGGAACACCTCCCCCAGCCGCCCGATCTCCATCAACGGGCGTGCTTGGAAATCGGGGAGATCATTCAGCAGCAGCGTCACGGCGTGGCCGTGATGCACGAAGTCCGGGCCGAAGCAATCAACGAGAGCGGGAGCCATTATGGGCGCAGACGGCTGCTGCGGTGCCGGCCAACAATATGCGTCGTCTCCTCCGGTTGGCGAAGTTCTTCCCCCTGCCAGCCAGTTCCACCATTGAGACGTTGCTATCCGCATGGAGCCATGGCGTACACCGATGGCTCGCAATTCTGATCCACGCTTGTGTATCTCGAACTCTATCTTGATGTAATTCTCAATTATCAATACTTCCTGAATTGCACATACATATTCTCCTTCTATATTTGCCTCTACATGCTCCATGGATCGAAGATGTAACGGCGCCTTCCAAGATTCGAACAGCGCCGGCGCTACCTCAAGAAGACAATTTTCAGAAACATTTTCTGCATCATTGAAGGCGAAAAGGTAGAGATATTCAAGACGTGTCCGGAAGGGCACGAAGCAGAAGCTTATTTCAAGGCGTCCAACCGCGAGGACCTTGACCGACAGGTCACGGATCTCCTCCGAGATACTGTGGATTGAGCCATCCGACCCAATCTTCGCCACGGCCTTCTGCATCTTGGTGACCCTGCCGTGGACTTCGACGCGGAAACCTGCGGCGGTCCCCACCTGCACCTCAAGCGTGACATTGTGCCTTGCTCCCGCGATGAAGATGAACGGGAAACCCAGCGCCGCTTGGCCCCCGTGGCTGTCGACCCGGTATGTAGGGCCGTTCGCGAGAAGCATGGTGATCGCCGAATCCACCGCGACAGGGGGCACCGTGGACGAACGGCTTGGATTTCCGGCCGATATGTCCGCGACGTGGAGATTCTTTTCCGAGAAATACTTCATGCGGCCTAGAGATCCCCGAATTTCAGATGTTCTGCCACCGAAGAGAAATCGCCGCCGCCGCTTGTGACGAGTTGCTCGATCCTGTCGAGATGGGGAACGCCGAGCGGATTCACGCGCAGGAGGTCCTTCTTGACAAGGGGGACGTGAAAGCGTTCGATCAGCCGATCGGCGAAGCAATGCGTCGGGTTCATGGGGCGGCCACGGATGAGGCAACTCTCCAGCCACTCGGCGAATTCGCGCTCTCCAGGGCGCAAGGCGGGGCGCTTCTCGCGACAGGTGTTCCAGTCCGCGACGAGATCCTTGTAGGCCACGAAGCTCTCGGTCGAAAATCCTTCCCGGAGGAGATGCTGCGTCAACCCGATCTCGCCTGCGCGAATAACCCGCCTCCGATTGCCGGTGCGCGGCAGGCGGTCAACGAATGTCCAGAACCGCTTGCTGGCGTACAGCTCGGCCGAAATGCGCAGGAAGTAGCTCTGGAGATGATAGGCGATGTCATAGGATTCCGTAACGCCCCAGAGTGCCGCTTTCGAGGCACGCGAAGCGGCCAGCATGTCGCCGAGCCCGGCAAAATAACCGTAACAGGAATCATTCGTCAGGATTACGTCGGCAGGCTGAAGGCCCTGCATATGAAGCCACCTCAGGCCGAAACCGTAGGCGCCGAAATCATGACCGATGTTGCGTCGGTGGAACAGTTGCATGCAGTGCGGCGCTAAAGCTTCCAGATCTGGCCTGGAGCGGGCATGTGAGACGAAAATGATCCGGTAGCCATGGACTGCAAGGGCAGCGACCTGATCCCTTACGTAGCGGTGTAGCGTACGCCCCCTGTCGTAGTGGACGTAGATGCAGAAGGACTGCGAGTGACGGTTGGGATCCTCCCCGATGGCGCGTGAACGCATCTCGCCCCGAACGGCAGAAATCGATCGAAGGTAGAGATCACCGACCAAGGTGCCGGCGGTCCTCAGAATTGTCGTCATGCCCGGTCCGTCAGTGCCGCGGCCAGCATCTGGAGTGAGAGAAGGTTACGGCGAAGATCTTCCGGAAACGGAGTCTCCGTATACGGCAGGGAAGTCTGCAGTCCCTCGCACAATGCGATCTGATATTGACGGCGAGCGAAGGGCAGAAAATGTGCCGCCTCCTGGCCGAACTGTTTTTCGACGTGCGCCCGCCGCTCGAGCACGCGCAGAGCGGCATCAAGCATGCGCACCTTCGTACGGTAGTCTCCCCTCGTGAATCCCACCTGTAGTGCCCCGAACAGAAGTGCGTTGCCGAGCCACGCTGGAAAGCGGTCAAGCATGGCCAAA
The nucleotide sequence above comes from Aquibium microcysteis. Encoded proteins:
- a CDS encoding response regulator gives rise to the protein MSSGLKIVIADDHPLFRGALKQALASVAEDPVILEAGTFAETKEIVAGSDDIDLVLLDLTMPGASGLSGLVAIRAINVGAPVMIVSAHDEIETIRRALDLGASGYISKSASMEEIRMAVRTVLDGGIHAPPDGDLGTETDPEIADLIHRLHSLTPQQARVLSMIAEGLLNKQIAYELGVSEATVKAHVSAVLQKLDVDSRTQAVIQLSRIATDTIAAPAT
- a CDS encoding PAS domain-containing hybrid sensor histidine kinase/response regulator — protein: MRGWVVVIIAIAYVTLLFAIASLGDRRASRHPDRVRPYIYALSLAIYCTSWTFFGSVGLASERGLEFLAIYIGPVLVFLFGYQLLHRIVRLSKAEKITSIADFLAARYGKSFVVASIATIIATVGAIPYIALQLKAISDSVSLMVQHYTGRPPEIDLFIGDISLLVAILLALFAVLFGTRHADATEHQDGLVLAVAVESVVKLAAFLAVGIFVVFLLFDGPADLIAAVRDHPEVAAASVYPTSFATWFVLTLLSTFAIIMLPRQFYVMIVENRGPSELRTATWLFPIYLVLINLFVIPIAFAGIVTVGSQTNADLYVLSLPLLTGNDLLALAAFIGGLSAATAMVIVASVALSIMISNDLVIPLLFRRLIRSGRTGYEDWSQIILNVRRAAIFLVLFAAFLYYRETTNNTRLASIGLMSFAAIAQFAPAFFGGLVWRRANGRGAIIGMSGGILVWAYTLLLPALVPSDLPLVVHGPFGLEALRPQALFGVVAEPLNHGVFWSLLVNTLGLVLGSLSRAARPLERIQASIFVPREVSPMPSLRRFRTTATVDDLKDTISRYLGAERTERSFESYALQRGRAIDGGEPADMAIIRFSEQLLTSAVGSSSARLVLSLLLQRRDKTVKDAYKLLDDASEALQHNRDLLQTALDQMGQGVTVFDRDFRLICWNRQYRLLLDLPDELGQVGVSLGQVLDHLARRGDIEHGSEGLALERLNTFGSPWQIELKASGRILEVRSNPMPDGGIVATYADITARVRADIELKSANESLEQRVARRTAELLRVNEELAQAQMLAEEANLGKTRFLAAAGHDILQPLNAARLYCASLLEQAGKGPTAAAATNIESALESVEMILGAVLDISRLDAGAMRPKETAFRLDGLLRQIGTDFQPMAREKGLRLRIVPSSLTVTTDRNLLRRLIQNLVSNAVKYTRKGTVLVGARRRGELVEIQVLDSGIGIPPDKLNLVFREFTRLDEGMREAQGLGLGLSIVDRIARVLRLEIRILSHQHRGTRFSVILPVSEPMAKETVVTPMRTADGGQSLAGLDVLCIDNEPRILEGMRLLLEGWGCRVTTHGAMPDVSEGALGDPPDVILADYHLDRDDGIRVIRRLREAYGRDVPGVLITADRSSEVREKAAALDVVILNKPVKPAGLRTVLRRCRKMSPATE
- the mscL gene encoding large conductance mechanosensitive channel protein MscL, with translation MLKEFQEFISKGNVIDLAVGVIIGGAFGLIVKSLTDDIIMPIVGAIFGGVDFSNYFLPLASGVTATTLAAAREQGAVFAYGNFVTVVINFLILAWIIFIMIKGVNRMRRTIERPKATPNQPAPPPADILLLTEIRDLLAKRDEPGRSV
- a CDS encoding pyridoxal phosphate-dependent aminotransferase, translated to MSLLQDLRAETRLAPDSGISAIIDYGRGRPGLIPMWAGEGDLPTPDFITRAAIAGLEAGETFYTWQRGMPELRQSLADYHRRHFGRPAAAEEFLVTGSGMHAIQMALQATAGAGDEAVYLSPAWPNFAAAAGVMGTKPVAVELIFSDRGWTLDVERLAAALTPRTRVLFVNSPSNPTGWTADRETLADILALARRHGLWIIADEIYALFHHDGGRAASFVDVMEPEDRVIFVNSFSKNWAMTGWRVGWMRVHPSLQQTFENLIQYSNSGVPQFLQRGAVAALDQGDDFVAGQVERAATARDMVCRILGATNRVRLSPPAGAFYLFFAVDGLPDARAAAAEIVDRANVGLAPGTAFGAGGDGYLRLCFHRRLDEVEEAAGRIARWIGSR
- the galE gene encoding UDP-glucose 4-epimerase GalE — translated: MAVLVTGGAGYIGSHMVWDLLDAGEEVVVIDDLSTGFEWALAPEAVFHRGDVADGRLVRRVIEEHAVDAIIHFAGSVVVPESISQPLFYYENNTCKSRALIEHAVTGGVRHFIFSSTAAIYAPGDTLPLDEEALVAPQTPYGMSKLMVELMLRDVAVAHALDYAILRYFNVAGADPKGRTGQSTKGATHLIKVVCEAAHGRRERVDVYGTDWETRDGTGVRDYIHVSDLALAHRLALQRLRSGGGNLIANCGYGRGYSVREVIESARRVSGRDFSVAFAPRRPGDLASVIANAARARKELAWTPRFDAIDDIMETSLAWEESLSRKNSAT
- a CDS encoding DUF1622 domain-containing protein, with protein sequence MHDSLFTTLLHWTTRSIEAAGIAAIVLGIVMATGRFALRHVVESGQDMTFQRYRGDVGRAILLGLEFLVAADIINTVAVDPTLESVAVLAGIVFIRTFLSIALEVEIEGRFPWQPRRDDQPPR
- a CDS encoding glycosyltransferase family 2 protein, with translation MPRIAAITMAFNEPEFLPLWLEHYGRMVGENNLFVVSFADHRQRADRSRPYQLIDLPDGEFDEVSRAAMMSSLQSMLLHRYDWVVMSDADELIVPDPARHAGLPDFLEKNGEHPYFDVVGFNVVHDRGREPALDTRRPLLRQRAWVQFDAGYCKPLVSRVPLNWSPGFHRCDRPRRQSDDLYMFHLRAADETIARARNRRLNAIRMSQSDLEAGHSMHFGLDAERYLAHVFPEPEETGRAAEFDPAGDLDHLRRFPDDVHHQGRLCRLPPRFADTIAPAPSRFEAQRRRLRRLLASRT